In Deefgea piscis, the DNA window TCAGGCCGAGGCATTGGCATGGACGTGGTTAAAAATGAAGTCAGTAATTTGGGCGGCAAGATTGATGTGTCAACCCAAGCTGGCCAAGGCACGACGTTTGTCATTCACTTGCCATTAACGTTGGCGGTGGCCCAAGTGCTGTTGGTGAAAGCGGGCGAGCGCTTGATTGCGATTCCATCGGTGATGGTGGAGCAAGTACAAGAACTGAAAGCCGAAGCATTGGCGCGAATTTACGATAATCGTGAGCAAGAATGGATGGGACAGCGTTATCGCTTTGCCTATTTGCCGCGATTATTAGGCGACAGTAAGGCAATCCCAGAGCAAAAACGCTATTCGACCGTGGTGTTATTGCGCTCAGGTGCCGAGCGTATAGCCATCCATGTGGATCAATTGGTTAAAAACCAAGAGGTGGTGGTCAAACCGATTGGGCCACAATTGGCGCGGATTCCGGGCGTGGTAGGGGCGACGGTGCTCGGTACTGGTGAAATTGTGATGATTATGAATCCGCTCGCCTTGCAGGCTCAAGCGGCGCATATTCAGGCGCAACAAGCGACTGAGCGCATGCAGCATCAAGCGCAGCCAACGATGCCCGAGCAGCTGTCGACTGCGCCGGTCGTGATGGTGGTCGATGATTCGCTCACCGTGCGTAAAATCACTGGGCGCTTATTGTCGCGTGAAGGCTTCCAAGTGGTGACGGCCAAAGACGGTGTGGATGCCTTGCAGCAATTGCACGATGTGAAGCCGGCGGTGATGTTGGTGGATATTGAAATGCCAAGAATGGATGGCTTTGAGTTAACGCGCAATGTACGCGTGGCTGACGACACCAAGCATATCCCAATCATTATGATTACCTCGCGTACCGCTGAAAAGCATAAAAAATATGCGTTTGAGCTGGGGGTCAATGCCTATCTTGGCAAGCCGTATCAAGAAGATGAATTGCTGGGTTTGATTCGTAATTTTGTGAGTGCCGCAGCGCAATAAACTGCATCGCGACTGCCAATTAAAAAAGCCCTTCGGGGCTTTTTTAATTGGCTTTAAATGCGTGCGCTTTGAGCTTGTTTGGCCATTACATGCTACTGCGTAAATCAATTAATACTTGATCAGCAGCGTTAATGCGGATTAAGCCAAGGCGTGGATATTCCAAATCAATAATGACGTAGACCGTTAATGACATCACGGCAGCAAAAGACACAATATGCAGCCAGCGGCGATGTTTATTGTTCGACATATCAAAGCCCACCAGTAATGCACTGACGAGTGCTAATAGGGGCAGCAGCAGAAAAACAATCAGCGGGGGATGATTGTCGAGGGCCTCTGCTCGAGTGGTGGTGATGTCAAACATGGCGTTCAGTGCATCGGGCAAAATTAAATCTAAATTGGGACGCGCATCCACTAAGTCATAGCTGGCTGTTGCGCTTTGCCAGATTTGTTGTTGCAAAGCCGCCGTTTGGGCGTGGGCTTGCTGCGTTGCGACGCGATCTTCGTTGCGGCTATAGCTTGAAATCCGTACGTCGATATAGCGTTTAAATAGCGATTTGAGTTCAATTTGCGCGCGGCTGGGCAGTAAATCAAGACGTAAATAAGCCGTGCCAATGGCATTAGCTTCGGCGGCAATCAGCTGACGATGTGCTTCAAAACGCGTGGCAGCACCAGAAAATGAAAACGCCAAAATCAAACCCAATAGGGCAAAAATGGCGCTTTCCGATGCGCCAAATCCCTTGGGCATGCCAGGCTCTTTGCGTAATTGCGCAACCCCCATTCGCCGACCGATCTCAACACAGAGCAGCATTCCCAAAAATAAACTCAAGGCCAAAGCACTGGCGATCCATTGTAGGTACATGCTGAGTCTCCATCATTTTAATGGGTATATTGCTACATTCTATGTTGGGTATTGTTTGGCGTTATATACCCTTATTGATAATCGGGTAAGCCGTAAGCTGTCAGGATGAAATCAAAGCGGTTGCTGTCCATCGGTTCTGCAACAAAAGCTTGGATTTTTTCGATTCTGGGCGCATCGAGCAGATACGATAATTTCATTTCTGGGTCGGGCTGATCTTGCTCGGCGGCAAATAGCTCAAATAAAAATGCAACAGGTACGGTTTCGGCGATGGCCAAATGGCCAATAAATGCGCCTTCCATGCCTTTTTCCCAAACTTCGATGGCACGAACTAGTTTCATAATGCTCTCTGTAAGTAATCGAATCAGTGGCCGATTATACCTGCGCTCAGTACGGCTATCAGGAGTAATCCACTTTCGCAAATTTCAATGCCCGCACCTAAGCAGTCGCCAGTCACGCCGCCTAGTTTGGCTTTGAGCCATTGCCGGTAGCCGAGTAATACCAAGGGGGCCAGCAGTAGTGCCGGGCTAAATACCGCCGC includes these proteins:
- a CDS encoding bestrophin-like domain, coding for MYLQWIASALALSLFLGMLLCVEIGRRMGVAQLRKEPGMPKGFGASESAIFALLGLILAFSFSGAATRFEAHRQLIAAEANAIGTAYLRLDLLPSRAQIELKSLFKRYIDVRISSYSRNEDRVATQQAHAQTAALQQQIWQSATASYDLVDARPNLDLILPDALNAMFDITTTRAEALDNHPPLIVFLLLPLLALVSALLVGFDMSNNKHRRWLHIVSFAAVMSLTVYVIIDLEYPRLGLIRINAADQVLIDLRSSM